A genomic region of Halopelagius longus contains the following coding sequences:
- the gvpA gene encoding gas vesicle protein GvpA, which translates to MAQRTPNSSSLAEVLDRVLDKGVVIDVWARISVVGIELLTVEARVVVASVDTFLHYAEEIAKIEQASASGDIDELEEIEVETEPAQTQ; encoded by the coding sequence ATGGCACAACGAACACCCAACTCATCAAGTCTCGCGGAAGTCCTCGACCGGGTTCTCGACAAAGGCGTCGTCATCGACGTCTGGGCCCGAATCTCCGTCGTCGGTATCGAACTCCTCACCGTCGAGGCGCGCGTCGTCGTCGCGTCGGTCGACACCTTCCTCCACTACGCGGAGGAGATCGCGAAAATCGAACAGGCGAGCGCCTCGGGCGATATCGACGAACTGGAGGAGATAGAAGTCGAAACCGAACCTGCACAGACGCAGTAA
- the gvpN gene encoding gas vesicle protein GvpN: MTDGSEHNRTVRGLRVRSDNEETQRRSKEEKNLDRHRSEVDESGDEGPLSAEEVAKRFEPFVETDETQALVERINNWWAAEQPVHLVGPTGCGKTTMAVQAAVARGRPIVWIEGDDAVDTAALVGEHAGKEQYTERDQYVRDVVKKTSITRDRWVDNPLSVAAREGATLIYNEFSRSKPAANNVLLSAFEEGLLEYSTGRGADRTVEVHPEFRTVLTSNSVEYAGVHRPQDALLDRLVGIHMGFYGKETEVEIVDSEVDELDRESIEKIVTIVRGLREEMDITVGTRAAIMAARGLSAFPPEDDILVDICTDVLASKVSSREEVEEIRGQIQSIVGGI; this comes from the coding sequence ATGACCGACGGCTCCGAACACAACCGGACGGTACGCGGCCTCCGCGTGCGGTCCGACAACGAAGAGACACAGCGCCGAAGCAAGGAGGAGAAGAACCTCGACCGACACCGGTCCGAGGTGGACGAAAGCGGCGACGAGGGACCCCTGTCGGCCGAGGAGGTCGCCAAACGGTTCGAGCCGTTCGTCGAAACCGACGAGACGCAGGCGCTCGTCGAGCGCATCAACAACTGGTGGGCGGCCGAACAGCCCGTTCACCTCGTCGGACCGACCGGATGCGGGAAGACGACGATGGCCGTCCAAGCGGCGGTGGCGCGCGGACGCCCCATCGTCTGGATAGAGGGCGACGACGCGGTCGATACCGCCGCGCTCGTCGGCGAACACGCGGGCAAAGAGCAGTACACCGAACGCGACCAGTACGTCAGGGACGTGGTGAAGAAGACCTCTATCACCCGCGACCGTTGGGTGGACAACCCGCTTTCGGTCGCGGCGCGGGAGGGCGCGACGCTCATCTACAACGAGTTCTCCCGCTCGAAACCCGCCGCGAACAACGTCCTGCTGTCGGCGTTCGAGGAGGGCCTCCTGGAGTACTCGACCGGTCGCGGGGCCGACCGAACCGTCGAGGTCCACCCGGAGTTCAGGACGGTGCTCACCTCGAACTCCGTCGAGTACGCCGGCGTCCACCGCCCCCAGGACGCGCTTCTGGACCGACTCGTCGGCATCCACATGGGCTTCTACGGCAAGGAGACGGAGGTCGAAATCGTCGATTCGGAAGTCGACGAACTCGACCGCGAGAGCATCGAGAAAATCGTCACCATCGTCCGCGGCCTCCGCGAGGAGATGGACATCACCGTCGGCACGCGGGCCGCCATCATGGCCGCGCGCGGACTGTCTGCGTTCCCGCCGGAGGACGACATCCTCGTGGACATCTGCACGGACGTTCTCGCTTCGAAGGTATCTTCGCGGGAGGAAGTCGAGGAGATTAGGGGCCAGATTCAATCCATCGTGGGAGGAATATGA